In a single window of the Paenibacillus sp. MMS20-IR301 genome:
- a CDS encoding AraC family transcriptional regulator, which produces MQEHILIWNCATLKVMDVRHIRIQTGTKARPYLLPSSAFLYVTHGSATVSLDGKEHHAGRFYMLHGGKGTCLEISLTGDSFHYYLIFYKASLPLATGRHSPRYSDQQLPFHHQYGFVPLHPAILYELAERMQNEWRIQERLQQLHVKTLFYQFVYELLRQMDQQQVSIARPNLASQIIRYMQEHYAEPVTREALAGIFHYSVPYLSKHFRRETGKSIIDYLISIRMDNAGRLLQQSDLTLQEIAVSVGYADVSYFIRMFKKVTGVTPKQFKEASGQPAAGSHRPINRHRSSIVPLRLRHYIDIRDDNHYQYSQKGELPMYRSKLPLAVTLLLCLTLLLSACSRPGNINGGTTTGTASNPAVGTESNTGNTAPGNITAGPELVTYSAVNGDVQIPKNPQRIVMVAGAFTGHLLALGLKPVGTGDESFNSYTEGKLDDVVNIGNDVPYEQIIGLQPDLIVVWNDPETIEKLSKIAPTVAVEYGIPLREQLTDFGKMTGREEQAKAWIAEWDAKIAKYKPLVEQAVGDRTVSIFDSGSAKEFYAYGSFGRGGDIIYGEFGLKAPPIIQKEAIDSGQGWTKLSLELLPQYAGDYIFISGWTGDENAASIFEGSLWDNLPAVKNNHVYRENSRGFVFSDPVSLEAQLQFVVDSLTATP; this is translated from the coding sequence GTGCAAGAGCACATACTGATCTGGAACTGTGCAACACTCAAGGTCATGGATGTACGGCATATCCGCATTCAGACCGGTACGAAAGCGCGGCCCTACCTGCTCCCTTCCAGCGCGTTTCTATATGTTACCCATGGCAGTGCAACAGTAAGCCTGGATGGAAAGGAGCACCATGCGGGGCGGTTCTACATGCTTCACGGGGGTAAGGGAACCTGCCTTGAAATCAGCTTAACAGGCGACTCCTTTCACTATTACCTGATTTTCTATAAGGCCTCCCTCCCCCTGGCTACAGGGCGGCATTCCCCCCGGTATTCGGACCAGCAGCTGCCCTTTCACCACCAGTACGGTTTTGTCCCGCTCCATCCGGCGATCCTCTACGAGCTAGCTGAGCGGATGCAGAATGAATGGAGGATACAGGAACGATTACAACAGCTTCATGTCAAAACATTGTTCTATCAGTTTGTATATGAGCTGCTCCGGCAGATGGATCAACAACAGGTCAGCATTGCCAGGCCTAATCTTGCTTCCCAAATTATACGCTATATGCAGGAGCATTATGCCGAGCCGGTGACCAGGGAAGCACTTGCAGGCATATTTCACTACAGTGTCCCCTATCTGTCCAAGCATTTCCGGCGCGAAACCGGCAAGAGCATTATCGATTATTTAATCAGCATCAGAATGGACAATGCCGGCAGGCTCCTGCAACAGTCTGATCTGACCCTGCAGGAAATTGCGGTAAGTGTCGGATATGCAGACGTATCCTATTTCATCAGAATGTTCAAAAAGGTTACCGGTGTCACACCGAAGCAATTCAAAGAGGCGTCCGGACAACCAGCGGCAGGTTCTCATCGTCCTATTAACAGGCACCGATCCTCCATTGTTCCGCTCAGGCTTCGTCATTATATTGATATCAGAGATGATAATCATTATCAATATAGCCAAAAAGGAGAACTACCGATGTATAGAAGTAAATTGCCTTTAGCCGTTACTTTACTGCTGTGCCTGACGCTGCTGCTCAGCGCATGCTCCAGACCCGGGAATATCAATGGAGGAACAACTACCGGAACTGCATCAAACCCGGCTGTAGGAACTGAGAGTAATACAGGCAACACAGCGCCTGGAAATATAACAGCCGGCCCGGAGCTGGTAACTTATTCAGCAGTTAATGGTGATGTGCAGATTCCCAAGAATCCTCAGAGAATCGTAATGGTAGCCGGAGCGTTCACCGGGCATTTACTGGCGCTTGGCCTGAAGCCTGTCGGAACCGGCGACGAATCCTTTAACAGCTATACAGAAGGAAAGCTGGATGATGTGGTTAATATCGGCAATGATGTGCCCTACGAGCAGATTATCGGGCTTCAGCCGGATTTAATTGTTGTGTGGAATGATCCGGAAACGATTGAAAAGCTGTCTAAAATTGCTCCAACGGTAGCTGTAGAATACGGAATACCTTTACGCGAGCAATTAACGGATTTCGGGAAAATGACCGGAAGAGAAGAGCAGGCAAAGGCCTGGATCGCTGAGTGGGATGCAAAAATCGCCAAATACAAACCACTCGTGGAGCAGGCGGTAGGTGACCGGACGGTATCAATCTTTGATTCAGGAAGCGCTAAGGAATTTTATGCCTACGGCAGCTTTGGCAGAGGCGGAGATATTATTTATGGCGAGTTCGGGCTGAAAGCCCCGCCGATTATTCAGAAGGAAGCGATTGACAGCGGCCAGGGCTGGACCAAGCTGTCGCTTGAGCTGCTGCCGCAATATGCAGGAGACTATATCTTTATCAGCGGCTGGACAGGTGATGAGAATGCCGCTTCAATTTTTGAAGGCAGCCTCTGGGATAACCTCCCTGCTGTCAAGAATAATCATGTTTACCGCGAGAACAGCCGCGGCTTTGTGTTCAGTGACCCTGTATCACTGGAGGCCCAGCTTCAATTTGTTGTAGACAGCTTAACAGCAACACCATGA
- a CDS encoding accessory Sec system translocase SecA2, whose amino-acid sequence MKLATNLIHRFQNYDNQNKLNIYQDKVRLIRQRNLEAWTDAQLQTESRRLQQQAQSGIPLNELLADAYALVCEAAKRTLGLCPYDVQIIAGIALHERHLIEQQTGEGKTLSAVMPAYLNALAGESVHVLTFNDYLARRDAEWMGPVYRFLGLTAGFVQAGMSLPAKREAYASDITYVTAKEAGFDYLRDTIALNEADTVHRPFHYVIVDEADSLLLDEARVPLVISGEPGTVNHDSLLYAEVARQLQQLEHYDFDEFQRNIYLNEAGAAQAESILGCGNLYEMHNSQLLSSLNCALHAEALLHKDIDYIVRDGKIELIEEYTGRVADNRYLPDRLQAALAAKEGLHSYTGGKILGTITLQHFISLYPGICGMTATAYASATEFEDIYALQVVQIPPCRPNIRIDHPYRIYSHKEAKLKALVQEISSVHAAGRPVLIGTASVEESDQLAQALADAGVPCHVLNAKNDAEEAEIIAKAGIYGAVTVSTNMAGRGVDIRLGGGDPVQAEAVARLGGLYVIGTHVNESVRIDHQLRGRSGRQGDPGASVIYVSLEDDLMLQFGFNKIFRAPWQKEALDEPALRGRIAHIQRVAMSQNLELHKELNCYSDMVEDQRRILYAERLRILNGRQPMSPAEQRVRLFYIDELWAEHLAYVSYLRESIHLEGIASRNPADEFHLQITRAYEQIPAAVNRESALMLARLGGSNDPAEWERLGLKSPASTRTYIISDQYLENKRSSWTGTTVFAYWGRKLFRRILWPVYKLPEY is encoded by the coding sequence ATGAAACTAGCCACGAACCTGATCCATAGATTCCAAAATTACGATAATCAGAATAAGCTGAACATCTATCAGGATAAAGTGAGACTGATCCGGCAACGGAATTTGGAAGCTTGGACGGATGCGCAGCTCCAGACGGAATCCCGGCGGCTGCAGCAGCAGGCCCAGTCAGGCATACCGCTGAATGAACTGCTGGCTGATGCTTATGCGTTAGTCTGTGAAGCAGCGAAGAGAACGCTCGGACTGTGTCCTTACGATGTTCAGATCATAGCAGGTATCGCCCTGCATGAGCGGCACTTAATTGAGCAGCAGACCGGTGAAGGCAAAACACTCTCTGCAGTTATGCCTGCCTATCTGAATGCGCTGGCCGGTGAAAGCGTTCATGTGCTGACATTTAATGATTATTTGGCGAGGCGTGATGCCGAGTGGATGGGTCCGGTCTACCGGTTTCTCGGATTAACGGCCGGCTTTGTCCAGGCAGGCATGAGCCTGCCCGCGAAACGGGAGGCTTATGCAAGCGACATTACTTATGTTACTGCCAAAGAAGCCGGATTCGATTACTTGCGGGATACCATTGCCCTCAACGAAGCGGACACCGTGCACCGCCCTTTCCATTATGTCATCGTCGATGAGGCTGATTCACTGCTGCTCGACGAAGCACGGGTGCCGCTGGTCATCAGCGGGGAGCCGGGTACTGTTAATCATGACAGCTTGCTGTATGCTGAGGTAGCCCGGCAGCTGCAGCAGTTGGAGCATTACGACTTCGACGAATTCCAGCGGAATATATATCTGAATGAAGCAGGTGCTGCACAGGCGGAATCCATCCTGGGCTGCGGCAATTTGTACGAAATGCATAACAGTCAATTATTATCGTCCCTCAACTGTGCGCTGCATGCGGAAGCGTTATTGCACAAAGACATTGACTACATCGTCCGTGACGGCAAAATCGAGCTGATCGAAGAATATACCGGGCGTGTGGCGGATAACAGATATTTGCCGGACAGGCTGCAAGCCGCACTTGCAGCCAAGGAAGGGCTGCATTCCTATACCGGCGGGAAAATCCTCGGGACGATCACGCTGCAGCACTTTATCAGCCTGTACCCGGGAATTTGCGGAATGACAGCCACGGCTTATGCTTCTGCAACAGAATTTGAAGATATCTATGCACTGCAGGTGGTGCAGATTCCGCCGTGCCGGCCGAACATACGGATAGATCACCCGTACCGGATTTACAGCCACAAAGAAGCCAAGCTTAAAGCACTTGTACAGGAGATCTCATCCGTCCATGCAGCGGGCCGTCCGGTCCTCATTGGCACAGCAAGCGTTGAGGAGTCTGATCAGCTGGCGCAAGCGCTGGCGGATGCCGGTGTGCCCTGCCACGTTCTGAATGCGAAGAATGATGCAGAAGAAGCCGAAATTATTGCCAAAGCCGGGATATATGGTGCTGTAACAGTGTCAACGAATATGGCGGGCCGCGGTGTTGATATCCGCTTAGGCGGCGGTGACCCGGTGCAGGCCGAAGCTGTCGCACGGCTTGGCGGATTATACGTCATTGGTACGCATGTGAACGAAAGCGTGCGGATCGACCATCAGCTGCGCGGGCGATCCGGCCGTCAGGGCGACCCGGGTGCTTCTGTAATATATGTAAGTCTGGAGGACGATCTAATGCTCCAGTTCGGCTTCAATAAGATCTTTCGTGCCCCCTGGCAGAAAGAAGCGCTCGATGAGCCTGCACTGCGCGGCCGGATCGCGCATATACAGCGTGTTGCAATGAGCCAGAATTTAGAGCTTCATAAAGAACTGAATTGTTATTCGGATATGGTGGAGGACCAGAGACGGATCCTGTACGCGGAGCGGCTTCGGATTCTGAATGGCAGACAGCCGATGAGCCCTGCGGAGCAGCGGGTGCGTCTGTTCTATATCGACGAGCTCTGGGCAGAACATCTGGCCTATGTTTCTTACCTTCGCGAAAGCATCCACCTGGAGGGCATTGCCAGCCGCAATCCGGCCGATGAATTTCATCTGCAAATTACCCGGGCTTATGAACAGATCCCGGCCGCAGTCAACAGAGAGTCGGCATTGATGCTTGCCAGGCTTGGAGGATCCAACGATCCGGCCGAGTGGGAACGGCTGGGTCTGAAGAGCCCTGCCTCCACCCGGACTTATATTATCAGTGATCAGTATCTTGAGAATAAACGCAGTTCATGGACCGGAACAACCGTATTTGCGTATTGGGGCCGGAAGTTGTTCAGGCGGATCTTATGGCCGGTGTACAAGCTGCCTGAATACTGA
- a CDS encoding ABC transporter ATP-binding protein, translating into MLITLQEVSKSYSGIRILEKISLTVEAPKITCILGPSGAGKSTVLNILSQSEAADTGGVITGPGLKLSYVFQEDCLLPWFTVSENIGFVKENEAGAAAEIAGFLEDVGLSAYGDHYPHQLSGGMRQRCSIARAFYHGGNVLLMDEPFHSLDYHLRFDLVKKLIMLWERKLCAVVFVTHDIDEALLLGDEIVILARHPGRIVKRIGLNTPQRSRSLKDPELTMIRADILDQLLSVQ; encoded by the coding sequence ATGCTTATAACACTGCAAGAGGTATCCAAAAGTTATTCCGGGATCCGTATCCTGGAGAAAATCAGCCTTACGGTGGAAGCGCCTAAAATCACCTGTATTCTAGGTCCCTCCGGCGCCGGAAAATCAACGGTTCTGAATATCCTGTCTCAGTCCGAAGCTGCGGATACCGGCGGGGTTATAACGGGGCCGGGGCTGAAGCTTTCCTATGTGTTTCAGGAGGATTGTTTACTTCCGTGGTTTACAGTGAGTGAGAATATCGGTTTTGTTAAGGAAAATGAAGCAGGCGCAGCAGCGGAAATTGCCGGATTCCTGGAAGATGTCGGTCTCTCCGCTTATGGTGATCATTATCCCCATCAGTTGTCTGGCGGGATGCGCCAGCGCTGCTCGATTGCCCGGGCATTCTATCATGGCGGCAATGTGCTGCTGATGGATGAGCCGTTTCATTCCCTCGATTACCATCTGCGGTTTGATCTGGTCAAGAAGCTGATTATGCTCTGGGAGCGTAAGCTATGTGCTGTAGTTTTTGTAACCCATGATATTGATGAGGCGCTGCTGCTGGGCGATGAGATTGTCATTCTGGCCCGGCATCCGGGCAGGATTGTAAAGCGGATCGGGCTTAACACCCCGCAGCGCAGCAGGTCCCTGAAGGACCCGGAGCTGACTATGATCCGCGCGGATATTCTTGATCAGCTGCTAAGTGTACAATAG
- a CDS encoding DUF975 family protein — MSLLLVILGEGAGIPSLNRTWESSGRSELSSYTADIDWGILGPFLVIALFIVSIIVIISIAFYILIGSPLTVGAMHYFKRSAEGEVRMGNVGYSFNKDRYWSIVLTMLWRGFLNFLWFLLLIIPGIVKAYAYSQVPYILSDNPNIGYNRAVELSKEMTRGHKFRMFVLDLSFLGWILLGLLALGIGVLFVQPYINATKAELYLELRHNALTYNLTNEHELRLAPAAPAPYF, encoded by the coding sequence GTGAGTTTGCTTCTGGTTATTCTTGGAGAAGGCGCGGGGATTCCCAGCTTAAACCGTACATGGGAATCGTCAGGTCGTTCAGAGCTGTCCAGCTACACCGCAGACATAGATTGGGGTATATTAGGACCTTTTCTAGTAATCGCATTATTCATAGTCAGTATTATCGTGATCATTAGTATTGCCTTCTATATTCTGATCGGATCACCTCTTACAGTAGGGGCAATGCACTATTTCAAGCGATCCGCCGAGGGCGAAGTCCGGATGGGCAATGTAGGCTATTCATTTAATAAGGACCGGTATTGGTCTATTGTTCTCACTATGCTCTGGAGAGGTTTTTTGAATTTCTTATGGTTCCTGCTGCTGATCATTCCCGGAATCGTCAAAGCCTATGCGTACAGTCAAGTCCCTTACATACTTTCGGATAACCCGAACATCGGATATAACCGGGCCGTAGAATTAAGCAAGGAAATGACCAGAGGTCATAAGTTCCGGATGTTTGTGCTTGATTTGAGTTTCCTGGGCTGGATTCTGCTTGGCCTGCTGGCACTCGGGATCGGTGTATTATTTGTCCAGCCTTATATCAATGCCACAAAGGCTGAGCTTTACCTGGAATTGCGCCATAATGCGCTTACGTATAATTTGACCAATGAACATGAGCTGCGGTTAGCACCGGCAGCACCGGCACCCTATTTCTAG
- a CDS encoding MqnA/MqnD/SBP family protein, with product MIIIIIIESKGATVEFTAQLISKGQLLPFTTKLSSERDFDMKRKSAYSIIFSLLFSLSFILSACTQQKEQPSAEPAAAPTAAPLEEMSIKVAGPPSPPSLPILRMIESKALGDSVTVDFQVWESIDTLTALANDKQVSFLALPLNNAVVMYNKGMDLSLMNVNTWSVMGMVTTDPAVQGWADLKGTTLYVPMKSSPVDYITQTFLKQNGLEPGKDVTLQYTQLAEGAQLLLSGKASTIVSIQPQITAIQMKNDQVRSIVDYKKEWQQVTGLSTDLPNAGLATKQSVIASQPELVARFQEEYQKALQWTLDNPKEAAELANKYFKLDAAVVEQAIPHMALDFASASDSREVLTTYYQTLMDYSKDSIGGKLPDEQFYYQP from the coding sequence TTGATTATCATTATCATTATAGAAAGTAAGGGGGCTACGGTTGAATTTACAGCACAGCTGATCAGCAAGGGGCAGCTCCTGCCCTTCACTACCAAACTATCTTCTGAAAGGGACTTTGATATGAAACGCAAATCTGCATATTCTATTATCTTCAGCCTTCTATTCAGTCTATCCTTTATTCTAAGCGCCTGTACCCAGCAGAAGGAACAACCGTCCGCTGAACCCGCCGCTGCTCCTACGGCCGCTCCGCTGGAAGAGATGAGCATTAAGGTCGCAGGACCGCCCTCTCCGCCTTCCCTGCCGATTCTGAGAATGATTGAGTCCAAGGCACTCGGCGATTCTGTCACAGTAGATTTCCAGGTCTGGGAGTCCATTGACACGCTTACTGCGCTGGCTAACGATAAGCAGGTCAGCTTCCTGGCCCTGCCGCTGAACAATGCTGTGGTGATGTATAACAAGGGTATGGATCTTTCCCTGATGAACGTCAACACCTGGTCAGTAATGGGCATGGTCACAACAGATCCTGCAGTCCAGGGCTGGGCGGACCTCAAGGGTACGACGCTCTATGTGCCGATGAAATCCTCGCCGGTTGATTATATTACCCAGACTTTTTTGAAGCAGAACGGGCTTGAGCCTGGAAAAGATGTTACGCTGCAGTATACTCAGCTTGCGGAGGGAGCCCAGCTGTTATTGTCCGGCAAAGCCTCTACCATCGTCAGCATCCAGCCGCAAATCACCGCTATTCAGATGAAAAATGATCAGGTACGCTCCATCGTCGATTATAAAAAGGAATGGCAGCAGGTTACCGGATTAAGCACAGATCTGCCTAATGCAGGTCTTGCCACTAAGCAATCTGTCATTGCCAGCCAGCCCGAGCTGGTTGCCCGGTTCCAGGAGGAGTATCAGAAGGCGCTGCAATGGACGCTCGACAATCCCAAAGAAGCCGCGGAGCTGGCTAACAAGTACTTCAAGCTTGATGCAGCTGTGGTTGAACAGGCCATCCCGCATATGGCACTGGACTTCGCTTCCGCTTCGGACAGCAGAGAGGTTCTGACAACGTATTACCAGACGCTGATGGACTATAGCAAGGACAGCATTGGAGGCAAGCTCCCCGATGAACAGTTCTATTATCAGCCTTAG
- a CDS encoding ABC transporter permease, with the protein MNSSIISLSKKAVSLLILCLLWQFAAMQMDPFVLPGPLATLRTFLHYFADPEFYYAVCRTLYKLLAGMVIVLLLGGSLGLLIGIRRSWKPFLEPVIDMMQSIPPIAWLGIAIIWFGLTDVPSIFIIVLSTTPVLVVNLYEGFASIDGKLLRMARVYHVPRRKVMRHIILPSLTSHLKSGMITAAGLGWKLAVMAELLTSTDGIGSLLSDARTNLETDRVFALALFMAVFWNVIKACIIYLFRSRAGLPAHLNK; encoded by the coding sequence ATGAACAGTTCTATTATCAGCCTTAGCAAGAAAGCCGTCTCCCTGCTGATTCTCTGCCTGCTGTGGCAATTTGCCGCCATGCAGATGGACCCGTTTGTTCTGCCCGGGCCGCTTGCTACGCTCCGTACTTTTTTGCACTATTTTGCGGACCCGGAATTCTATTATGCTGTCTGCCGGACCCTCTACAAATTGCTCGCAGGCATGGTTATCGTGCTGCTGCTGGGCGGCAGTCTGGGTCTGTTGATTGGAATCCGCCGGAGCTGGAAGCCGTTCCTCGAGCCTGTCATTGACATGATGCAGTCCATCCCTCCGATTGCCTGGCTGGGTATCGCCATCATTTGGTTCGGGCTGACGGATGTTCCGTCTATTTTCATAATCGTTTTATCTACTACACCTGTTCTCGTTGTGAATCTGTATGAGGGCTTTGCCTCCATTGACGGAAAACTGCTGCGGATGGCCCGGGTGTACCATGTGCCGCGCAGGAAGGTCATGCGCCATATTATTCTGCCTTCCCTAACGAGCCACCTGAAGTCAGGTATGATAACAGCAGCCGGACTGGGCTGGAAGCTGGCGGTGATGGCTGAGCTGCTTACCTCCACCGACGGAATTGGCAGCCTATTGTCCGATGCCCGGACGAATCTGGAGACGGACCGGGTGTTTGCCCTGGCGCTATTTATGGCTGTCTTCTGGAATGTGATCAAAGCGTGCATTATCTATCTGTTCCGCAGCAGAGCAGGTCTGCCCGCTCACTTGAATAAATAA
- a CDS encoding methyl-accepting chemotaxis protein: protein MNLKVKVIILVAAICILLAGPLSYFSLYVIHNQSIDAINEQLESTVQQAVAEVDGWAQIKAKVIETLGTVIESTVPLKQIGMEHLQAFQLPENKQDIATIYFGLEDGTYLDGAGFIPDASFDARERPWYLAIKEADKLYFSDAYITKAGVQSIYIGVPLHDQNGGFQGAISENISLDSIKQRISSIETADGFTFLVDRKGVVLSHPDQELLNKPLAEQADYADLMVQLLGQPSGHAEYTYNNDDQLLYFEQIPGTGWVIATSVSQKAAFAGLASTQKLFVTFIVLFTLALAVGAYLFALKALKPLLSMRQSAEKLAAGDLTVHVQVKGKDEIARLGDSFNAMAGSLRKLITGVNQSAEVVQGASKIMYRDALGSNEIAGQISAVIDDIAKGASEQAESIQAGAEMVAGINEVIDQITDIARNTSANIMDANQAMSSGIGAVSRQGELAQAGQQNADRVEAANQLLLDKINEISQITGSIQSIASQTNLLALNASIEAARAGENGRGFAVVAGEVRKLAEQSSHSVTGIDQLLKELHEAGQQSAAELEQLQMNSTAQQSSMEETSGAFNRIRQSVDDIIAKIEYVTNGMTEIKAGSVQVSDVITGLAAVAEQSAASTEEAASSTMEQSATIGGISDAAKQLAESAAQLLQEINMFKTQA from the coding sequence GTGAATCTTAAAGTCAAAGTAATTATTCTAGTAGCAGCAATTTGTATTTTACTCGCAGGACCGCTTAGCTATTTCTCATTGTATGTGATTCATAATCAATCGATTGACGCAATCAATGAACAGCTTGAAAGCACGGTGCAGCAAGCGGTCGCGGAAGTAGACGGATGGGCCCAGATAAAGGCAAAGGTGATTGAAACTCTAGGCACGGTTATCGAGAGCACTGTACCGCTAAAACAGATTGGAATGGAGCATCTGCAGGCGTTTCAGCTGCCGGAGAATAAACAGGACATCGCAACGATCTATTTTGGCCTGGAGGATGGTACATATTTGGACGGCGCAGGTTTTATCCCGGATGCTTCATTTGATGCGCGCGAACGTCCCTGGTATCTGGCGATCAAGGAGGCGGACAAGCTATACTTCAGCGATGCATACATAACGAAGGCAGGCGTGCAGTCTATATACATCGGGGTCCCGCTGCATGATCAGAACGGGGGATTTCAGGGAGCCATATCAGAGAATATCTCACTGGACTCGATTAAGCAGCGGATTAGTTCCATAGAGACAGCTGACGGCTTTACCTTCCTGGTGGACCGTAAGGGAGTAGTTCTGTCTCATCCGGATCAGGAGCTGCTGAATAAGCCGCTGGCGGAACAAGCGGATTATGCTGATCTGATGGTACAGCTGCTGGGACAGCCTTCGGGGCATGCAGAGTATACATACAATAATGATGATCAATTGCTGTATTTTGAACAAATACCGGGTACCGGCTGGGTCATTGCAACCTCTGTGTCCCAAAAAGCGGCGTTTGCCGGACTTGCATCGACCCAGAAGCTGTTTGTTACTTTCATTGTGCTATTTACCCTGGCGCTGGCAGTAGGGGCGTATCTGTTTGCCCTGAAGGCGCTAAAGCCTTTGTTAAGTATGAGGCAAAGTGCAGAGAAGCTCGCAGCCGGTGATCTGACAGTTCATGTACAGGTGAAAGGCAAAGATGAGATCGCCCGGCTCGGCGATTCATTCAATGCGATGGCAGGTTCGCTGCGTAAGCTGATTACCGGCGTGAATCAATCAGCAGAGGTTGTGCAAGGAGCCTCTAAGATTATGTACCGGGATGCGCTGGGCAGCAATGAGATTGCGGGACAAATCTCGGCGGTAATCGACGATATTGCAAAAGGTGCATCGGAGCAGGCTGAGTCTATCCAGGCGGGAGCGGAAATGGTTGCCGGAATCAATGAGGTAATTGATCAAATTACGGATATAGCCAGGAATACATCGGCCAATATTATGGATGCCAATCAGGCTATGTCGAGCGGTATAGGGGCAGTCAGCCGCCAGGGCGAGCTGGCACAGGCCGGACAGCAGAATGCGGACCGGGTCGAAGCGGCTAATCAGCTGCTGCTAGATAAGATTAACGAGATTTCACAGATTACCGGAAGCATTCAGTCCATTGCCTCCCAGACCAATCTGCTTGCACTGAATGCTTCTATTGAGGCAGCACGTGCCGGGGAGAATGGCCGGGGCTTCGCCGTAGTTGCAGGTGAAGTCCGTAAGCTGGCGGAGCAGTCCTCGCATTCTGTGACAGGAATTGACCAGCTTCTGAAGGAACTGCATGAGGCAGGGCAGCAAAGCGCCGCTGAACTGGAGCAGCTTCAAATGAACAGTACGGCACAACAAAGCTCGATGGAAGAGACCTCGGGGGCATTTAACCGGATCCGCCAATCCGTTGATGATATTATTGCCAAGATCGAATATGTAACTAATGGCATGACGGAGATAAAAGCAGGTTCGGTCCAGGTGTCTGATGTCATTACCGGACTTGCGGCGGTTGCTGAGCAAAGCGCTGCATCCACGGAAGAAGCCGCCTCTTCTACGATGGAGCAGTCTGCAACCATCGGCGGTATATCTGATGCTGCCAAGCAGCTTGCCGAGAGCGCAGCACAACTGCTGCAGGAAATAAACATGTTCAAAACACAAGCTTAA
- a CDS encoding CPBP family intramembrane glutamic endopeptidase, producing MDRLSKRNLILFSFAVLASGWMGVLLDRVLKDQPEGDTLGMGLWLILPLLAVLLLRSFAGDGWKDTGIRPRLRGNLRWYLAALFAFPLVTVSVLLIGCLLGWIDMSNYRTMPSFTGVFLGLLLGQFIKNIFEEAVWRGYLTSKLVQLRLKDWLVYGISGFIWGGWHIPYYLVFLPSSDLYTVLPVDKVTFAAVAIVNMICWSVLFVELFRVTGSIWPCIIMHSVEDALINPLVIDGYIMVAPGKEWLISPIAGILTSLLYVGAGLMVRFIRTRQALS from the coding sequence ATGGATCGTTTATCGAAACGTAATCTAATCCTGTTCAGTTTTGCAGTACTCGCTAGTGGATGGATGGGTGTGCTTCTGGACCGTGTACTTAAGGATCAGCCCGAGGGAGATACGCTGGGCATGGGCTTATGGCTGATCTTACCGCTGCTGGCAGTTCTTTTGCTGCGTTCTTTTGCAGGAGACGGCTGGAAGGATACAGGAATTCGTCCCCGGTTAAGAGGCAACCTGAGGTGGTATCTGGCCGCTCTGTTTGCTTTTCCGCTTGTTACTGTGAGCGTGTTATTAATAGGCTGTCTGCTGGGTTGGATTGATATGTCTAACTACCGGACAATGCCTTCCTTCACAGGTGTGTTTCTCGGTTTGCTGCTCGGGCAATTTATAAAAAATATATTTGAGGAAGCGGTATGGCGCGGGTATTTGACTTCAAAGCTTGTACAGCTGCGGCTTAAGGATTGGCTGGTTTACGGAATTTCCGGTTTCATCTGGGGAGGCTGGCACATTCCGTACTATTTGGTGTTCCTGCCTTCCTCAGATTTATATACTGTCCTGCCCGTCGATAAGGTAACCTTTGCTGCGGTGGCAATTGTGAATATGATTTGCTGGTCAGTCCTGTTTGTCGAACTATTCAGAGTTACGGGATCTATCTGGCCGTGTATTATAATGCACTCAGTGGAAGATGCTCTAATTAATCCTCTTGTGATTGACGGATACATAATGGTTGCTCCGGGAAAAGAATGGCTGATATCCCCCATTGCGGGTATACTGACAAGTTTACTGTACGTGGGGGCTGGCTTGATGGTTCGCTTCATAAGAACACGGCAGGCACTCTCTTAA